In the genome of Pseudomonas sp. HS6, one region contains:
- a CDS encoding tRNA-dihydrouridine synthase — protein sequence MQIALAPMEGLVDDILRDVLTRVGGIDWCVTEFIRVNDQLLTPAYFHKFGPELLNGARTASGVPLRVQLLGSDPVCLAENAALACELGSEVIDLNFGCPAKTVNKSRGGAVLLKEPELLNQIVEHVRRAVPAHIPVTAKMRLGFDSPDGSLVCATALAEGGAEHIVVHARTKVDGYKPPAHWEWIPRVQDVVKVPVFANGDIWSVEDWRRCREISGVEDIMLGRGLVSRPDLARQIAAARAGEEVVEMTWAELLPLIQDFWLQAKAQMTARQSPGRLKQWLAMLTRNYPEATELFTVLRRETEPDHVSRLLGLPVAEAA from the coding sequence ATGCAAATTGCTCTGGCGCCGATGGAAGGGTTGGTCGACGACATCCTGCGCGATGTCCTGACCCGTGTCGGCGGTATTGACTGGTGCGTGACCGAGTTCATCCGGGTCAACGATCAGTTGCTGACTCCGGCCTATTTCCACAAGTTCGGCCCTGAATTGCTCAACGGCGCCCGCACTGCTTCCGGCGTGCCGTTGCGCGTGCAATTGCTCGGTTCCGACCCGGTGTGCCTGGCGGAAAACGCTGCGCTGGCCTGCGAACTGGGCTCTGAAGTGATCGACCTGAACTTCGGCTGCCCGGCCAAGACCGTCAACAAGTCCCGGGGCGGGGCGGTGTTGCTCAAGGAGCCGGAGCTGCTTAACCAGATCGTCGAGCACGTCCGTCGCGCTGTACCCGCACACATTCCGGTCACCGCGAAGATGCGCCTCGGTTTCGATAGCCCCGACGGCTCGCTGGTGTGCGCCACCGCGCTGGCCGAAGGTGGCGCCGAGCACATCGTGGTTCACGCCCGGACCAAAGTCGACGGCTACAAGCCACCGGCGCACTGGGAGTGGATCCCGCGCGTGCAGGACGTGGTCAAGGTGCCGGTGTTCGCCAACGGTGACATCTGGAGCGTCGAAGACTGGCGCCGCTGCCGGGAAATCAGCGGCGTAGAAGACATCATGCTCGGTCGTGGTCTGGTGTCGCGTCCGGATCTGGCCCGTCAGATCGCAGCAGCGCGTGCCGGCGAGGAAGTTGTCGAGATGACCTGGGCCGAGCTGTTGCCACTTATTCAGGACTTCTGGCTGCAAGCCAAGGCGCAGATGACCGCGCGCCAATCCCCGGGCCGCTTGAAGCAATGGCTGGCGATGCTGACCCGCAACTATCCCGAGGCCACTGAGCTGTTTACCGTGCTGCGCCGCGAAACCGAACCGGACCACGTCTCGCGTTTGCTGGGGTTGCCGGTCGCCGAGGCGGCCTGA
- a CDS encoding PAS domain S-box protein, whose translation MPKSVDRIPPMPRIQAIDPRRSEQSWESAPQLLAALNGARLGAWYWDIERGQISWSRGTQALFGFDPRQPLPEDLEYLDLLPPEDRAKTVRAFHAVIAGAPLEQAMHHRIRWPDGSLHWLEINGSLLPDKNGRPRMIGVIREITHQRQREQALTSSEKRFATLFHLCPNMVLLTRQEDGLISEANQYFESLFGWPVQSAIGRTTLELGLWVHPEQRAELVKKTKAKGELISMEVQFRASNGQVHDGILSAQKVELEGQPYLLSTFLDTTERKAAEHALKDSQERLDLALDSAQLGTWDWHIPSGMLYGSARAAQLHGLEPIPFHESFDEFFEGVPGEERDSMRDAYRSLREGPAGNYQLTYRVQLPDGSSRYLESRARLYRDENGAPLRMAGTLLDITDQVEREQRLVASEEKFATLFQVSPDPICVTRQETGEFIEINSSFTQTFGWSATDVIGHTAEEIGLWDASAKSLQRIERVIREQGLSNVAIIVQHKDGQSLTCVISSRQISVGNQPCIVTTLRDITQQQRSEAALKASEEKFAKAFHSSPDAITITERDTGRYLEVNDGFCRLTGYRADEVVGKTVYQVGIWAEEKQRSGLLAELQIKGRVHHQEMLGRNKRGELLTVEVSVEPITLNETACLLMTARDVSLLKNAEAQIRHLAYHDPLTNLPNRALLMDRLSQQIALLKRHNLRGALLFLDLDHFKHINDSLGHPVGDTVLKIITARLEASVRMEDTVARLGGDEFVVLLSGLEGTRNEVSAQVRELADTIRELLSEPMFLDGQRLQVTPSIGVALIPDHGSTPTDLLKRADIALYRAKDSGRNTTQMYHNTMQKAASERLRMETDLRLALSRGEFNVHFQPQVDARDNRIIGAEALVRWNHPELGAQSPTEFIKVLEDSGLILEVGTWILDEACEAFKQLIADGLIDPLAFSLCVNISPRQFRQNDFVERIEHSMTSHGLPCSLLKLEITEGIVIQNLEDTISKMRRLKKLGVSFAMDDFGTGYSSLTYLKRLPVDTLKIDQSFIRDATSDPNDAEIIRAIVAMARSLELEVIAEGVETPEQLEFLQGLGCHLYQGYLHSRPVALEVLKTLLE comes from the coding sequence ATGCCGAAATCTGTTGACCGTATTCCGCCGATGCCGCGTATTCAGGCCATTGATCCACGGCGTTCCGAGCAGAGCTGGGAGAGCGCGCCGCAATTGCTCGCGGCGCTCAATGGTGCCCGGCTCGGCGCCTGGTATTGGGACATCGAGCGCGGGCAGATCAGTTGGTCGCGGGGCACTCAGGCCTTGTTCGGCTTCGATCCACGGCAGCCGTTGCCCGAAGACCTGGAATACCTCGACCTGCTGCCGCCGGAAGACCGGGCGAAAACCGTTCGCGCCTTCCACGCGGTAATAGCCGGCGCGCCGCTGGAACAGGCGATGCACCACCGCATTCGCTGGCCCGATGGCAGCCTGCACTGGCTGGAGATCAATGGCAGCCTGCTGCCTGACAAGAACGGCCGGCCCCGAATGATCGGGGTGATCCGTGAGATCACCCACCAGCGGCAACGGGAACAGGCCCTCACCAGTTCGGAGAAACGTTTCGCCACACTGTTTCATCTGTGCCCGAACATGGTGTTGCTGACCCGCCAGGAAGACGGCCTGATCAGCGAGGCCAACCAGTATTTCGAAAGCCTGTTCGGCTGGCCGGTACAAAGCGCAATCGGGCGCACCACCCTGGAGCTGGGCCTGTGGGTGCATCCCGAGCAACGGGCGGAGCTGGTCAAGAAAACCAAGGCCAAGGGCGAACTGATCAGCATGGAAGTGCAGTTCCGCGCCAGTAACGGTCAAGTCCATGACGGCATTCTCAGCGCGCAAAAGGTCGAACTCGAAGGCCAGCCGTACTTGCTGAGTACGTTTCTCGACACCACCGAGCGCAAAGCCGCCGAGCACGCCCTCAAGGACAGCCAGGAACGCCTTGATCTGGCGCTGGACTCGGCACAGCTCGGCACCTGGGACTGGCATATTCCCAGCGGCATGCTCTACGGCTCGGCCCGGGCCGCGCAATTGCACGGGCTGGAGCCTATTCCGTTTCACGAGTCCTTTGACGAATTCTTCGAAGGCGTGCCCGGCGAGGAACGCGACAGCATGCGCGACGCCTACCGCAGCCTGCGCGAGGGGCCGGCAGGCAATTATCAGCTGACCTACCGCGTACAACTGCCGGACGGCAGCTCGCGTTACCTGGAAAGCCGCGCCCGCCTCTATCGCGATGAAAACGGCGCGCCGCTGCGCATGGCGGGCACCTTGCTCGACATCACCGATCAAGTCGAACGCGAACAGCGGCTGGTGGCCTCGGAAGAAAAATTCGCCACGTTGTTCCAGGTCAGCCCCGACCCGATCTGCGTGACCCGTCAGGAAACCGGGGAATTCATCGAGATCAACTCCAGCTTCACCCAGACCTTCGGCTGGAGCGCCACCGACGTCATCGGCCATACCGCCGAAGAAATCGGCCTGTGGGACGCTTCGGCGAAAAGCCTGCAACGCATCGAACGGGTGATCCGCGAACAGGGCCTGAGCAACGTCGCGATCATCGTCCAGCACAAGGACGGCCAGTCGCTGACCTGTGTGATTTCCAGCCGTCAGATCAGCGTCGGCAACCAGCCATGCATCGTCACCACACTGCGCGACATTACCCAGCAACAGCGCTCGGAAGCGGCGCTCAAGGCCAGTGAAGAGAAATTCGCCAAGGCGTTTCACTCCAGCCCCGACGCGATCACCATCACCGAACGCGACACTGGGCGTTATCTGGAGGTCAACGACGGTTTCTGCCGCCTGACCGGCTATCGCGCCGACGAGGTGGTGGGCAAAACCGTGTATCAGGTCGGCATCTGGGCCGAAGAAAAACAGCGCTCGGGCCTGCTTGCCGAGCTACAGATCAAGGGTCGCGTACACCATCAGGAAATGCTCGGGCGCAACAAGCGCGGGGAGTTGCTGACAGTGGAGGTGTCGGTTGAACCGATCACCCTCAACGAAACCGCTTGCCTGCTGATGACCGCCCGGGACGTCAGCCTGCTGAAGAATGCCGAAGCACAGATCCGTCATCTGGCCTATCACGACCCGCTGACCAACCTGCCCAATCGTGCGCTGCTGATGGATCGCCTGAGCCAACAGATCGCCCTGCTCAAACGCCACAACCTGCGCGGTGCGCTGCTGTTTCTCGACCTGGATCACTTCAAGCACATCAACGACTCGCTCGGCCATCCGGTCGGCGACACGGTGCTGAAAATCATCACTGCGCGCCTCGAAGCCAGTGTGCGCATGGAAGACACCGTGGCCCGGCTCGGTGGCGACGAATTCGTGGTGTTGCTCAGCGGCCTGGAAGGCACGCGCAACGAAGTCAGCGCCCAGGTGCGCGAACTGGCCGACACCATTCGCGAATTGCTCTCGGAGCCGATGTTCCTCGACGGCCAGCGCCTGCAAGTGACGCCGAGCATTGGCGTGGCGTTGATACCCGATCACGGCTCGACCCCGACCGACCTGCTCAAACGCGCGGATATCGCGCTGTACCGGGCCAAGGATTCGGGGCGCAATACCACGCAGATGTATCACAACACCATGCAGAAAGCGGCCAGCGAACGGCTGCGCATGGAGACCGACTTGCGCCTGGCGTTGTCCCGTGGCGAATTCAACGTGCATTTCCAGCCGCAAGTGGACGCCCGGGACAATCGCATCATCGGCGCCGAAGCGCTGGTGCGCTGGAATCACCCGGAACTCGGCGCACAATCACCGACCGAGTTCATCAAGGTGCTGGAAGATAGCGGGCTGATTCTCGAGGTCGGCACCTGGATCCTCGATGAAGCCTGCGAGGCCTTCAAACAACTGATCGCCGACGGCCTGATCGATCCCCTGGCGTTCAGCCTTTGTGTGAACATCAGCCCCCGGCAGTTCCGCCAGAACGACTTCGTCGAACGCATCGAACACAGCATGACCAGCCATGGCCTGCCCTGTTCGCTGCTGAAGCTGGAGATCACCGAAGGCATCGTCATCCAGAACCTGGAAGACACCATCAGCAAGATGCGCCGCCTGAAAAAGCTCGGCGTGAGCTTCGCCATGGACGATTTCGGCACCGGCTATTCATCACTGACATACCTGAAACGCCTGCCGGTGGACACGTTGAAGATCGATCAGTCCTTCATCCGCGACGCCACCAGCGACCCCAACGACGCCGAGATCATTCGCGCCATCGTCGCCATGGCCCGCAGCCTGGAACTGGAAGTGATCGCCGAAGGCGTGGAAACCCCCGAGCAGCTGGAATTCCTGCAAGGGCTGGGCTGCCATTTGTATCAAGGGTATCTGCACAGTCGGCCGGTGGCGCTGGAGGTGCTGAAAACCTTGCTTGAATGA
- the gltX gene encoding glutamate--tRNA ligase: protein MTTVRTRIAPSPTGDPHVGTAYIALFNYCFAKQHGGEFILRIEDTDQLRSTRESEQQIFDALRWLGIDWSEGPDVGGPHGPYRQSERGDIYQKYCQQLVDMGHAFPCFCTAEELDQMRAEQMARGETPRYDGRALLLSKEEVAARLAAGEPHVIRMKVPSEGVCVVPDMLRGDVEIPWDRMDMQVLMKTDGLPTYFLANVVDDHLMGITHVLRGEEWLPSAPKLILLYEYFGWEQPELCYMPLLRNPDKSKLSKRKNPTSVTFYERMGFMPEAMLNYLGRMGWSMPDEREKFSLQEMVDNFDLKRVSLGGPIFDIEKLSWLNGQWLRDLPVEEFASRLQTWALNPEYMMKIAPLVQGRVETFSQVAPLGGFFFSGGVNPDAKLFESKKLSGDQVRQLMQLILWKLESLRQWEKDSITATIQAVVESLELKLRDAMPLMFAAITGQASSVSVLDAMEILGPDLTRFRLRQAIDLLGGVSKKENKEWEKLLGTIA, encoded by the coding sequence ATGACCACCGTCCGCACTCGCATCGCGCCATCGCCTACCGGGGATCCCCACGTAGGTACCGCTTACATCGCATTGTTCAACTACTGCTTTGCCAAGCAGCACGGCGGTGAGTTCATTCTGCGCATCGAAGACACCGATCAGTTGCGCTCGACCCGCGAGTCCGAACAGCAGATCTTCGATGCGCTGCGCTGGCTCGGTATCGACTGGAGCGAAGGCCCGGACGTCGGCGGCCCGCACGGCCCGTATCGCCAGAGCGAGCGCGGCGATATCTATCAGAAGTACTGCCAGCAACTGGTCGACATGGGCCATGCCTTCCCGTGCTTCTGCACCGCTGAAGAGCTGGATCAGATGCGCGCCGAGCAAATGGCTCGCGGCGAAACCCCGCGCTACGATGGCCGTGCGCTGTTGCTGTCCAAGGAAGAAGTCGCGGCCCGCCTGGCTGCGGGTGAGCCGCACGTGATCCGCATGAAAGTGCCGAGCGAAGGCGTCTGCGTGGTGCCGGACATGCTGCGCGGCGATGTCGAGATCCCGTGGGATCGCATGGACATGCAAGTGCTGATGAAGACCGACGGCCTGCCGACGTACTTCCTGGCCAACGTGGTCGACGATCACCTGATGGGCATCACCCACGTGCTGCGTGGCGAAGAATGGCTGCCGTCGGCACCGAAACTGATCCTGCTCTACGAATACTTCGGCTGGGAACAACCGGAGCTGTGCTACATGCCGCTGCTGCGCAACCCGGACAAGAGCAAGCTGTCCAAGCGCAAGAACCCGACCTCGGTGACGTTCTACGAGCGCATGGGCTTCATGCCGGAAGCCATGCTCAACTATCTGGGCCGCATGGGCTGGTCGATGCCGGACGAGCGCGAGAAGTTCTCGCTGCAGGAAATGGTCGACAACTTCGATCTCAAGCGTGTCTCGCTGGGCGGGCCGATTTTCGACATCGAGAAACTGTCGTGGCTCAACGGCCAGTGGCTGCGTGATCTGCCGGTGGAAGAGTTCGCCAGCCGCTTGCAGACTTGGGCGCTGAATCCGGAATACATGATGAAGATCGCGCCGCTGGTTCAGGGCCGCGTTGAAACCTTCAGCCAGGTTGCACCGCTGGGTGGTTTCTTCTTCTCTGGTGGCGTTAACCCGGATGCCAAACTGTTCGAATCGAAAAAGCTCTCGGGCGATCAGGTTCGTCAACTGATGCAGTTGATCCTGTGGAAGCTGGAAAGCCTGCGTCAGTGGGAGAAGGACAGCATCACTGCGACGATTCAGGCAGTGGTGGAATCCCTTGAGCTGAAGCTGCGTGACGCGATGCCGCTGATGTTCGCTGCGATCACTGGTCAGGCAAGCTCGGTATCGGTGCTCGATGCGATGGAAATCCTCGGGCCGGACCTGACCCGTTTCCGCCTTCGTCAGGCAATTGACCTGCTGGGCGGCGTGTCGAAGAAAGAAAACAAAGAGTGGGAAAAGCTGTTGGGCACTATCGCCTGA
- a CDS encoding Hsp20 family protein, translating to MSTAFSLAPLFRSSVGFDRFNDLFETALRNEPGSSYPPYNVEKHGDDQYRIVVAAAGFQEEDLELQVEKGVLTISGGKRDANEGVTFLHQGIAQRAFKLSFRLADHIEIKAAGLSNGLLSIDLLRVIPEEAKAKRIPINGTQKPALQ from the coding sequence ATGAGTACTGCATTTTCCCTCGCGCCACTGTTCCGTTCCTCGGTAGGTTTCGACCGTTTCAACGACCTGTTCGAAACCGCCCTGCGCAACGAGCCAGGCAGCAGCTATCCGCCTTACAACGTCGAAAAACACGGTGACGATCAATACCGCATCGTCGTGGCGGCGGCCGGTTTCCAGGAAGAAGACCTGGAACTGCAAGTCGAGAAAGGCGTGCTGACCATCAGTGGCGGCAAGCGTGACGCGAACGAAGGCGTCACTTTCCTGCACCAGGGCATTGCCCAGCGTGCATTCAAGCTGTCCTTCCGCCTGGCCGATCACATCGAGATCAAGGCCGCCGGCCTGAGCAACGGCCTGCTGAGCATCGATCTGCTGCGTGTGATCCCGGAAGAAGCGAAAGCCAAACGCATCCCGATCAACGGGACGCAGAAGCCGGCTCTGCAATAA
- a CDS encoding TetR/AcrR family transcriptional regulator, protein MNDKKAQTRERILKAASAALIQRGPAEPSVGEVMGAAGLTVGGFYAHFESKDAMMLEAFKQLLGRRRDLIADMDSELTGEERRALVAAFYLSRKHRDSSDSACPIPASIGELGRLPEEFRIALNEHLELMIAQLASSPEDIDKALADVALMVGGLALSRALGPGDLSDRLLRAAKSAVR, encoded by the coding sequence ATGAACGACAAAAAAGCTCAAACCCGCGAACGCATCCTCAAGGCTGCCAGCGCCGCACTGATCCAGCGTGGCCCGGCCGAGCCGAGTGTGGGTGAAGTGATGGGCGCCGCCGGCCTGACTGTCGGTGGCTTCTATGCGCACTTCGAAAGCAAGGACGCAATGATGCTTGAGGCGTTCAAGCAGTTGCTGGGTCGCCGCCGAGACCTGATTGCCGACATGGACTCTGAATTGACCGGCGAAGAGCGTCGCGCCTTGGTGGCCGCGTTCTACCTGTCACGCAAACACCGTGATTCCAGCGATTCGGCTTGCCCGATCCCGGCGTCCATCGGTGAGCTGGGGCGTCTGCCAGAAGAGTTCCGCATCGCGCTGAACGAGCATCTGGAGCTGATGATCGCGCAGTTGGCTTCAAGCCCGGAAGACATCGACAAAGCGTTGGCGGACGTGGCCTTGATGGTAGGGGGGCTGGCGCTCTCAAGGGCGTTGGGGCCTGGTGATTTATCCGATCGATTGCTGCGCGCTGCCAAGTCGGCGGTGCGTTGA
- a CDS encoding LysR family transcriptional regulator → MDLANLNAFIAIAESGSFSGAGERLHLTQPAISKRIAGLEQQLNVRLFDRLGREVGLTEAGRALLPRAYQILNVLDDTRRALTNLTGEVTGRLTLATSHHIGLHRLPPLLREYTRRYPQVALDIQFLDSEVAYEEILHGRAELAVITLAPEPHTLVKATPVWDDPLDFVVAPEHTLISNGAVTLADIAGHPAVFPGGNTFTHHIVQRLFEAQGLTPNIAMSTNYLETIKMMVSIGLAWSVLPRTMLDEQVARIPLPGIQLSRQLGYILHTERTLSNAARAFMALLDAQIDLPGTLG, encoded by the coding sequence ATGGATCTGGCCAACCTCAATGCTTTTATCGCCATCGCCGAGTCCGGAAGCTTCTCCGGCGCCGGTGAACGCCTGCACCTGACGCAACCGGCGATCAGCAAACGCATCGCCGGGCTGGAGCAGCAACTAAATGTGCGGCTGTTCGACCGACTGGGCCGTGAAGTGGGCCTGACCGAGGCCGGCCGGGCCTTGCTGCCACGGGCTTATCAGATTCTCAACGTGCTCGATGACACCCGCCGCGCCCTGACCAACCTGACCGGTGAAGTGACCGGCCGTCTGACACTGGCCACCAGTCACCACATCGGCCTGCACCGTTTGCCGCCCTTATTAAGGGAATACACCCGCCGTTACCCACAGGTTGCGCTGGATATTCAGTTCCTTGATTCGGAAGTGGCCTACGAGGAAATTCTCCACGGCCGAGCGGAGCTGGCGGTGATCACCCTGGCGCCAGAGCCGCACACACTGGTCAAAGCCACGCCGGTCTGGGATGACCCGCTGGATTTCGTGGTCGCCCCGGAACACACATTGATCAGCAACGGCGCTGTCACATTGGCGGACATTGCCGGTCATCCGGCGGTTTTCCCCGGCGGCAACACGTTTACCCACCATATTGTCCAACGCCTGTTCGAGGCACAGGGGCTGACACCAAACATCGCCATGAGCACTAACTACCTGGAAACCATCAAGATGATGGTGTCGATCGGCCTGGCCTGGAGCGTTTTGCCACGCACCATGCTCGATGAACAGGTGGCGCGCATACCTTTACCGGGCATACAGCTCAGTCGCCAGCTAGGCTATATCCTGCACACCGAACGGACGCTGTCGAATGCTGCACGGGCGTTTATGGCCCTGCTGGACGCTCAAATCGATCTGCCAGGGACTCTCGGCTGA
- a CDS encoding thioesterase family protein → MGWDRATPFTIDLQVGAEDIDGLGHANNAVYVSWLERCAWRHSQRLGLDLVEYRRLDRAMAVVRHEIDYLAAAYEGDELQLATWIVDWDQRLKMTRHFQLIRPSDNTTLLRAQTTFVCIELSTGKPKRMPAEFIEGYGPAIQTADVGLTRETQ, encoded by the coding sequence ATGGGCTGGGATCGGGCAACGCCGTTTACCATTGATCTGCAAGTAGGCGCCGAGGACATCGACGGGCTGGGACACGCAAACAACGCGGTTTACGTCTCCTGGCTCGAACGTTGCGCCTGGCGTCACTCGCAGCGGCTGGGTCTGGATCTGGTCGAGTACCGTCGTCTGGATCGAGCGATGGCGGTGGTGCGGCACGAAATCGATTATCTGGCCGCTGCCTACGAAGGCGATGAGTTGCAATTGGCGACCTGGATCGTCGATTGGGATCAGCGCCTGAAAATGACCCGTCACTTCCAGCTGATCCGCCCCAGCGACAACACCACGCTGCTGCGCGCCCAGACCACCTTCGTCTGCATCGAACTGTCCACTGGCAAGCCCAAGCGCATGCCCGCCGAGTTCATCGAAGGCTATGGCCCGGCCATCCAGACAGCGGACGTGGGTTTAACCCGCGAAACCCAGTAA
- a CDS encoding HlyD family secretion protein: MPAQLKRRLFIFLLLVLLIAGGFFAHWFFKGRFYESTDNAYVQGEITRVSSQLSARIDEVLVQDNQHVEKGQLLIRLEGEDFRLAVDRANAALATREAERLQAQSKLTQQASLIASSDAQVATTQATLGRSQIDLSRAETLRKPGYVSEERVTTLSADTHIARSQVAKAQADAQSQRQQVNALNAEIKRLDAQIANARADLAQAELNLTRSEIHAPISGLIGQRASRNGQIVQAGAYLLSIVPDEDIWVQANFKETQIGHMLPGQKAELIFDAYGDTPIEARVDSLFAASGAQFSLLPPDNATGNFTKVVQRIPVKLTFKADNPLHGKIRPGMSVTATVNIKDAPDNGR, translated from the coding sequence ATGCCTGCCCAACTCAAGCGTCGCCTGTTCATTTTCCTGCTGCTCGTCCTGCTGATTGCCGGGGGCTTTTTTGCTCATTGGTTTTTCAAGGGGCGCTTTTATGAAAGCACCGACAACGCCTATGTCCAGGGTGAAATTACCCGCGTGTCGAGCCAGTTGAGCGCACGCATCGACGAGGTGCTGGTGCAGGACAACCAGCATGTGGAAAAAGGCCAGTTGCTGATCCGCCTCGAGGGCGAAGATTTCCGCCTCGCGGTCGATCGTGCCAACGCCGCCCTCGCCACACGCGAAGCCGAGCGGCTGCAAGCCCAGAGTAAGCTGACCCAGCAAGCCAGCCTGATTGCCTCCAGTGACGCCCAGGTGGCGACGACTCAAGCCACCCTCGGCCGCTCGCAGATCGACTTGTCGCGGGCAGAAACCCTGCGCAAACCCGGCTACGTCTCCGAGGAGCGGGTCACCACCCTCTCCGCCGACACCCACATCGCCCGCTCGCAAGTGGCCAAGGCCCAGGCCGATGCGCAGAGCCAGCGCCAGCAAGTCAACGCGCTGAACGCTGAAATCAAACGCCTCGATGCGCAGATCGCCAACGCCCGCGCCGACCTCGCCCAGGCCGAGCTGAACCTCACTCGCAGCGAAATCCACGCACCGATCAGCGGCCTGATCGGCCAGCGTGCCTCGCGAAATGGCCAGATCGTGCAGGCCGGCGCGTACCTGCTGTCGATCGTTCCGGACGAAGACATCTGGGTGCAGGCCAACTTCAAGGAAACCCAGATCGGCCACATGCTGCCGGGCCAGAAGGCCGAGCTGATCTTCGACGCCTATGGCGATACGCCGATCGAAGCCCGGGTCGACAGCCTGTTCGCAGCCTCAGGCGCGCAGTTCAGCCTGTTGCCGCCGGACAACGCCACCGGCAACTTCACCAAGGTCGTACAACGGATTCCGGTCAAGCTGACCTTCAAGGCCGATAACCCGCTGCACGGCAAAATCCGTCCGGGCATGTCGGTCACCGCCACCGTGAATATCAAAGACGCCCCAGACAATGGCCGGTGA
- a CDS encoding alpha/beta fold hydrolase: MSTLKWVRGVNGTLGWFAPKLVASKMRLAFMTPRANAPRDWELPLLAKSERITLRFGLSALRWGQGPTVLLMHGWEGRPTQFAALITALVESGYTVVALDGPAHGRSPGREANVVLFARAMLEAAAELPPLQAVIGHSMGGASAMLAVQLGLRTETLVSIAAPARILGVLRGFARYVGMPPRARSAFIRQVEQDVGMRAATLDVAHYQLDMPGLIVHAEDDTFVSVKESQLIHESWFDSRLLRLEAGGHQRVLADPRVIDGVLSLLAGRSLQARQSA, from the coding sequence ATGAGCACGTTGAAGTGGGTTCGTGGCGTTAATGGCACCTTAGGCTGGTTTGCACCGAAACTGGTGGCAAGCAAAATGCGGTTGGCATTCATGACCCCTCGCGCCAATGCGCCACGGGATTGGGAGTTGCCGCTGCTGGCGAAGTCCGAGCGGATCACTTTGCGTTTCGGTCTCTCCGCGCTGCGCTGGGGGCAAGGCCCGACGGTTCTGCTGATGCACGGTTGGGAAGGGCGGCCGACCCAGTTTGCCGCGCTGATCACGGCACTGGTCGAATCCGGTTACACCGTTGTCGCTCTCGACGGCCCGGCCCACGGTCGTTCGCCAGGGCGCGAAGCCAACGTCGTACTGTTTGCGCGCGCCATGCTCGAAGCCGCCGCCGAACTGCCTCCGTTGCAAGCCGTCATCGGCCACTCCATGGGCGGCGCCAGCGCCATGCTCGCGGTGCAATTGGGGTTGCGCACCGAAACCCTTGTCAGCATTGCCGCGCCGGCTCGCATCCTGGGCGTGTTGCGCGGGTTTGCCCGTTACGTCGGAATGCCACCTCGAGCTCGCTCTGCCTTTATTCGCCAAGTCGAACAGGACGTGGGCATGCGTGCCGCGACTCTCGATGTCGCCCACTATCAGCTGGATATGCCAGGCCTGATCGTGCATGCCGAGGACGACACCTTCGTCTCGGTCAAGGAATCCCAACTGATCCACGAATCGTGGTTCGACAGCCGACTGTTGCGCCTGGAAGCCGGCGGTCATCAGCGCGTGCTGGCCGACCCTCGGGTGATTGATGGCGTGTTATCACTGCTGGCCGGTCGCAGCCTTCAGGCGCGGCAATCGGCATAG